One Elusimicrobiales bacterium genomic region harbors:
- the rfbD gene encoding dTDP-4-dehydrorhamnose reductase: MRVFLTGSKGQLGAAFLARLERTGADCAAYDIDTLDIADAAKTAEAVSAFKPSLIINCAAYTVVDKAETAPQDAFRANVLGPQNLAAAAKSCGATIVHFGTDYVFDGAKAAPYIETDPANPLNNYGRGKLLGEEAVRESGARHLILRLSWVFGRGSQNFMFKLRQWAEKQSELKISDDEISVPTYTEDIAEITLKAVDSGIFGLRHLASGGFCSRYEWAEKALAAMNMKRTLIPAKTADFNLPAKRPLFSAMSNAAISRELGIEIQHWSLAVEKFTRTLRQT, from the coding sequence ATGAGAGTTTTTCTGACCGGCTCCAAAGGCCAGCTTGGCGCCGCCTTCCTGGCGCGTCTTGAAAGAACCGGCGCGGACTGCGCCGCTTATGACATAGACACGCTTGACATAGCCGATGCCGCCAAAACGGCGGAGGCTGTGTCCGCCTTCAAGCCGTCGCTGATAATCAACTGCGCGGCCTACACCGTTGTGGACAAGGCCGAAACCGCGCCGCAGGACGCCTTCCGCGCCAACGTGCTGGGGCCGCAAAACCTGGCCGCCGCCGCCAAAAGCTGCGGCGCAACGATTGTGCATTTCGGCACGGATTATGTGTTTGACGGCGCAAAAGCCGCGCCGTATATAGAGACGGATCCGGCAAACCCGCTGAATAATTACGGACGCGGCAAGCTGCTGGGCGAGGAAGCCGTGCGCGAAAGCGGCGCGCGCCACCTGATTTTAAGGCTCAGCTGGGTATTCGGGCGGGGCAGCCAGAATTTCATGTTCAAGCTGCGGCAATGGGCCGAAAAGCAAAGCGAATTGAAAATTTCAGACGACGAGATTTCCGTCCCCACATACACCGAAGACATCGCGGAGATAACGTTGAAAGCGGTTGATTCCGGCATTTTCGGCCTGCGGCATCTGGCCAGCGGCGGCTTCTGCTCTCGCTACGAGTGGGCGGAAAAGGCCCTTGCCGCCATGAACATGAAAAGAACCCTCATTCCCGCCAAAACCGCCGATTTCAACCTTCCGGCGAAAAGGCCGCTTTTCTCGGCCATGTCAAACGCCGCCATCAGCAGGGAGCTGGGCATTGAAATACAGCACTGGAGCCTGGCGGTGGAAAAATTCACCCGCACGCTCCGGCAAACCTGA